ATGTAGACCAAGTAAGGGTCTGCTTTACCATTATGGCACTCACATGCATCTTTGGTACTAATGAAGATAAACAATTTGGTGTTCAAAGGTGTTAATCATGCAGCCCTGGAGTGTCCCGGATAAGGTTCATTGTCATTAGGGAAAACCCCGCTGCACATGGCTCCTGTTCATTTTCTCTCGAACACACACCGAAGTGCGTGCTATTTTGTATTAGAACATGGCTCCTGCTCTTGCTAGCAGACAGGAAATCTTGCTGTTGATACGGTCGTTAACCTATAGGTTCAATCATCACTACCAAAATTGCTGCGAGTTCCACTCAGATGAATCTGAAGCCTGCTCTCATTCATCTTTTTCATTGAACCAGGTCAGTATCCTAGCACCGTGTTCAATACTCTATCCGTACTGCATTTAGCAATTATGAACCTTTATCACTCAGGCAACTTGCAGTTGTGCAGTCTGCATACTAAGATGCGGTCTTGCACCAAATTAGGTGAGCATGGTAACACAGGGTTTAATCTAGGTTCTTCAGCTACTTTGTTTTTAGCTTTGGTGTGTTTCACAAGTGGACACGGTCCAAGTATTGTTTTACAGCTAGCTACTGTTTAATACTATATGGTTAAGAGATAGTGGGGCCACGTCAGTTGAGTTAGCCATGTTTCTCCAGGCATCTTCTACTTTCAATAATTGGCAGGGCCGGCCGGAACAATAACCTGTAGTTTGCCTCGTACAGGCCTTTCTAACATAGGCAACAAAAGCAGGAGACAGATCTCCAATTTTCCTTTTGATACGTGCTGCGGGGAATCTTGTTGATTATTGGAGCCTAGTGGCCTTTTGTGTCTGGAACTTGCCTCTTAGACCATCAACTTAGCCATCCTTTTTCTTTGTATCCTATTAGGGCAAATTGAGCCCACTTGCACACCTAAAACTTCTGCCGAGCCTTTCCTTCCCGAGGGAACAAAAAGGTGGAGACCGGCTATTAATAGAATAGTAAAAGATCAGGGCATGGACATCCCCAGGTGTCGGCATCACTTGTGGCACATCAGTATCAATCTTGGCCATCACACTACCCTCCGTATTGTTTAGAGACTGGGAACTGCATTGCATATACTCCTCATATTGCATTGCGCGTACACTCACTCATTGCTTAACATAAACTGAAACATTCTGGAGCTACAAAGATAGTTATTAAATCGTTCCTTAGGTGAACGAATGCATTGAATTTTTTGAGAAGGTAAGGTGAATGCATTGAATTTTTTGAGAAGTTAGGGTGAATGCATTGAATTTGACTTGAAAACATTAAACGAATTGATTGCGTGAGGTGTAGAGCACCAGTACTGGAGGAGGCGAGACTGTAGAGAAGGGAGAGAATAAAATCCCCATTGGGGATATTACTTTGTTTCTTCAGGAGGCTGGAGAGGATACATCAACTTCATAGCTTGTTCTTGGACCCACTACATACAGATGACACATACATACATGCTTGCTaagcattttcttttgtttttcatgtgggtcaccatccctctctctctctcactcgctctcCTTTTCAACCTGATGTTTCCTGAAACCTGCCACCTGCTAAGGGCCCCGTACTGTGATCGAGTAGGGTTTCTGGAAGACAAGAAGAAAGAAAACATAGAAGAAAGGGTACTCTGGGGATGGAAGGAAGATTGCCCGGGAAACAAGGGATCTTccacttcctcttccttttccttttccttgaaaGGGTCAATTCAAGCCTGTCACTTAGTCCAGGGTAGCCTAGTAGGCTGGTAGAAACTAGTTTCACTGCTGGTTGTCAGGATCCTCAAGAATGGCTTCAGACCTCATCATCTTTATGAACTGCCCCTGTTGTGGaatttttttttttaattttttcttttgaGAAATTTGGTTATATGTCCTACTGAATATCTACTAGATGTATATGAATGCAATTGAACTTGGTGATGCTTTTGCAGTACTCACCAGTAACTTGGCACCGTGGCCACTGCAGCGTAGGGGCTCTGGTGGGTGTAGCCGTACATTGGTGTTATTGCCTCTGCCTCTGGCTCCGGACCGCAGTCGAGGTTGACGCCGAACAGCCGGAGACGTCTCGACGGCGGTGCCGATGCCGTGCTGCTCTTGGCGTCTGCCTCTCTCTGCGACTCGCCTGCAAGAATTCACCGGAGAATGGTGTAAGAGATAGGTAATTTTCAGCACATGCATCTAAGATATGTTGCATGTTTTCAAGTGCTTTGTTCTTGATTGCTGCATACCTGCATGCAGCATGTCGCTGTGATCTTGCTCCACCGAGCGGCGATAGGCGTAGGAATTGGCAGGGTTGGTAGGGTATGATCCTGACGTGCTGTAACACATCGGGCTCCAAGGCCGTTGCTCCCCGGCGTTCAGAGTGGGCGGAGGTACACGTACAGGTGGTGGCGCGCTCTCGCCACGACGCCTGCAGCCGATGAAGAGCCGGTCGCCTGTGCCAAGGCCGCGCACCCTCTCGAAGTGCACGATGTCTCCGGCGTCGAGCTGCTTCTCCTTGACGTACCTGCTCCAGCCCTTGGTGAGCACGTAGCTCTGGCTGCTCGTCCAGTACGAGTACCGGAACCGCCACGGCTTGCCAGCCTCATCCTCGAAAGACAGGAGCAGGTCCTTCTCGCCGGGGGAGTCGCCGCCGTTCAGGGGGAAGTACCTCTCCGCGTGCTGCTTGGGAATCACCAGCCTGTTGAGCTTGCCCACATCACTGGGCGTCAAGGGTTTCTCGAACAGGTGCTCCCTCTCGTACTGGTGGTGGTAGTGTAGGTTCGTGTACATGGCTACCCCCCATGGCCAGGCCTGTGGGTGCCCCTGAGAGAGAGGGTGCATGGCCATTGCTGCTCTGGAGGTAAGCTACCTAGAGGTTCTTGTCTATGGCAACGGGCAgtggagagaagagaagagaggaggggagaggcaggatgGTGGTGTGTGTTGTGTAGAGAAGCATGCATATGTCATAGCTAGGCATTTATAGCCTCCCAAGGAGAACTTTACACAGCTTGGAGGTGTCTAGCTAGTGTCTACACATAACGTATTGGTATTTACGTAAGGAGGACCTGGTGCATTTGATCTGGGTAGTACTAGTATTTTAACCTAGGTAGACAAGAAGAATCAAAGTGAAAGGCTTCAAAGGTGCTAAGGTTAGAATATATAGTTCCAGTGTAGCTGATGAGGAATGATCAGGTGGTGGTACTTAAAAGTTGGTGCCTGGCCATTGTGGCCTAATCACAGCCATCCAGGGGGTGCAGTGGGGTAGGCCCCACCATTGCTTTCCATGTGCCTGGGTAGTTGGGGCCTATGCAGTGTGATGTAAGTATGGCCACTGTCCTTAACTCCTCATTTTAACCTACCTATAGAGGTCCAGGTTTCTGGTACTGCAGTGCTGTGTTGGACTTCCAATTTCTATCTGACCTTGGGAGTGCAAGAAAGTCCTGGCATATTCAGAAATGCAATTTCCAATAAGAGTCCATGCCATTTGTAACTTGTGTAGACACGGAGGTTCCCTAGGGACCGATAGATTGGTCCTAGTTCTTATACCTGTTGTCCACTTGGGATAGCTGGTAGGCAATAACTTGTTCAGGGCAGTAGGGGTCTTTTGAGATGTGACATCTGAGGTGTATGGGCTGTGTGTTCTTATTATCATTCACTATGGAGTACGCTAGCCCCAGCTATTTTCTTGATATCAGATTCAACACAATCAAGGGCTTGTCAGACCTGTCTCATTGAATGACATGGCTGACCACCTGTTAAGAGGACAAGCCCTTCCAAGCAAAGTAACCAAGCTGGTTTTGGTTGGACTCACAGTCTCACACCATGAATTGAATTGAGAGTAGTGGCTGTAAGATACAGATGCTACTACATTATTTCTATTCAAACCTTCGCAGGACAACCTGCCCTGGTCTGGTCAGGGCACAGTGGCAGCTTGCGTGGGGGTAAAGCGACTGGCCACTACTCTGCTCCTTGTGTTAGATGATGTCCTTTGGAGATTAGTGCTTCTTTATCATGCATTAGGCATATGGGGAGCACCTCTTGCTGTTGCAGGATTGGA
Above is a window of Triticum dicoccoides isolate Atlit2015 ecotype Zavitan chromosome 5B, WEW_v2.0, whole genome shotgun sequence DNA encoding:
- the LOC119308224 gene encoding B3 domain-containing protein Os11g0156000-like, producing the protein MAMHPLSQGHPQAWPWGVAMYTNLHYHHQYEREHLFEKPLTPSDVGKLNRLVIPKQHAERYFPLNGGDSPGEKDLLLSFEDEAGKPWRFRYSYWTSSQSYVLTKGWSRYVKEKQLDAGDIVHFERVRGLGTGDRLFIGCRRRGESAPPPVRVPPPTLNAGEQRPWSPMCYSTSGSYPTNPANSYAYRRSVEQDHSDMLHAGESQREADAKSSTASAPPSRRLRLFGVNLDCGPEPEAEAITPMYGYTHQSPYAAVATVPSYWGSS